The Streptomyces sp. WZ-12 genome segment CGCGGACGGCTCGCCGAGCGGGTCTTGCCGCTGAGCGCGCTGCTGTGACGCACCGCCGCCTCCACACGTGCAGGACAACTGAAGGGGGCGGTCTGCTCAGGAGGCTCGGGTCCGGGTACCTCGCGCGGCTTCATACTCCGGCTTGGCGGCGGGAGTTGCCTCCTCGGCCGCGCAGGGTGACACCGCCTTCGGCGAGTATGCGGTGGACGAAGCCGTAGGAACGCCCCAGGGATGCGGCGATGGCCCGGATGGAGGCGCCGCCCTCGTATGCCTTCTCAACGTCGGCGGCAAGCCTGTCGCGCGCTGTGCCGGTGATCCGCTTTCCCTTATCCATGAGTTCGTCCCCTTCAGTTTCGATATGCAGAAGGTGATCATTGCAGGGGATTGGTGCATGCCGTTGAGTTTTGGGGTGCGCGGCAACGAGCTCAGAGAACTCGGAGTGAAGCGAGCGGTCAGGTGAACATGATCGGATTGGTGAGTGCGGCGACGTGCCCGTTGGAATGGCGGACCTCAATGCGAACGAACGCCGTGTGCTCCGCCGTCGTGTCCCTCGGCGCCACGTCTGCTCCGCGAGCAGAGAGACAGGTGGTGAGCGTTCCTTCGATCGGTGTGGAAGCTGACGGTCCCCTCCGGCACACCTCGTAGTGCTGCCCGCACTTTCACCTGCTCCCCATGAGTTGGGAGCCGTTGTCCCACTCCGACAATGCGATCGTCGGCATTGGCGGTGAACGACGCTTCCACGTCAGCCGACTCGGCGATCCAACTGCGGCCGGCACGGATTCTGGCCAGGACTGCCTCGGTGCTCAGCTCCTCGGTGAAGACCACGGTGTGAGGGATGCCGATCTGCCCTTCCAAGTGGGTGTCGCTGTTGCCCATCGCCGGCCGCCACGGGCCCGTGCGGATGTCCGCCGCAGGGCTTCGCCCCCCACTCCGCCAGGGCCGCCTCGTTGTCAGCGTTCCGGGGCCGGTCCGAGGTCCACAGCCCGTTCCACACCTGCACCATGTCGAATCCCTGGTAGGGGAACACGAAGTCGCCCGATGGGTAGGGCGCATGAGGGTGTGTGGCCACGCACAGACCTCCTACTCGATGGACCTGGTCCAGGCAGATATCAACCGATCCGTCCCCGACCTGGTGGTTCCAGTCGACGACCTCGCTGGGAATGCCGAGCGCGAGCCAGTACCCGGTCTTTGCGGTCCCTTCCTCGCCGAGGGTGACCGAGAAGTCATCGGCGGTTAGGTACTCCCATGCGCCGGGAGCCGGCGGCTGAGTTGTGCTCCGTCATCGCGTTGAAGGTGAGTTGCCCGTCCGAGTGGATGGAGTGGACATGGCGGAGCCGCCCAAGATGTGCACAACACCCTTGAGCTTCCGTCTCCTGTGCGTGCCTCATCGCGTCGCGGTCCGAGGTCTGGCATCTGCCGGTTCGGCCCCAAGATCCGACACAACTCTTCATGCGGGGCGGGGTGGACGAAACGGATTCCATGAAGGTCAATGCGACGCAGTGTCAGGATCGGCCCGACTGGCATGTATTCGGCCAGAGTTTCGGTTGGTTAGATCACAAAGAATCTGAGGGAGCGCGGGCAACTGTGCACTATTGCCCCGCTTTGCCCGTCGCGATGGATGGCGGCATCGGCTTCAGCGAGGGGATTTTTCGTTGCCCTTGCTCCTTATGTCGGTCATACGATCATGGGCGTTCCGCACCCCATGCCCGCAATGTCTGACCAATGATCAGGAAAAGGACTAGTGAACCTTCGCCGTACCCTCGCGACCGTGGTCGCCACCGCCGTGACCGCGCCGGTCGTCCTGCTTTCCGCGGGCTCTGCCTCTGCCTTCGTTGATGCCGAACCCTCTGCGCAGGTGCGGCAGAAGCCGACGTACGCGCAGTTGCAGAAGGCTGTCGACGACGCGGAGAAGGCGTACAAGGACGCGGGCGCCGCCGAGAAGGCTGGGCGTGAGAAGCGGGACGCGGCTTGGGCTGCCCTGGACTTGGACTCCAGCCCGCTCAAGGCAGCCGTTCTCGAAGCAGACGAGGCAGTCAAGGGCGCCGTCGCCGCCAAGGCTGTTGCTGACAAGGCGGTCACGGACGCCAAGGCCAAGCTGGATGCGGCTCAGGACGAGGCCGGGAAGGCCAAGGCGCGGGAGGCGCTCAGTCTGGCCGAAACCGAAGCCGGGAAGGCCGCCGAGGTCAAGGCGGATGCAGAAGCCAAGAGTAAGGCGGCCCGGAAGGCATGGGGCCAGGCCCGCAACGCGGCGGATGAGGAGTACAGCAAGGACGAGCGTGCTGCGGCCGAGGCTCTTCAGGCCAAAGAGGCGGCCGACAGGGCGCTCGGCGATGCCACGAAGTGCGTGCGTGTGTCGGGCCTGACCGTCCTGGCCAATGGCCTGCCCTCGAAGGTCGTCGCCGGGACCACGGTCGAATTCTCGTTCACGGTGGCCAACGCAACTGACCGCACACTGGACGTGGACCCGCTGGTCTTCTTCCGTCTGCAGGCCAAGAACGAGGATCAGCACTTCATGAAGGTGCAGTGGTCGGGCGGCTCTGGCTGGCAGGAGCTGGATCAAAGGCACATCCACATTGAGCCCGTCAAGGCCATGAAGCCCGGCGCCCGTGCGGATGTGAAGATGCGCATGGCGATCGAAGCGGGAGCCCCGGCCACCGATGCCTTCGCCCTCTTCGCGGGCGATGCTTCCGACCAGTACAACCCGTGCGTCGACGGCCCGATGAAGCGCTACGACTTCCGTGTGCTGCCGGCCGGCGGCAAGCCCGGCACGGTCAAGGAGGCCAAGCCCGGCACGGTCGAGGACAAGGACCGTCCGGTGCTGAAACCGCGTCCGGAGGCTCAAGGCGAGCGCTTTGCACGCCCGTCGGCGCAAGGGGAAGTCTCCGTCAGGCCGGCGTCGGCCAACGGCGCCGGGAGCCTTGCTAGGACCGGTTCGTCGTCCGCCGTGCCGCAGCTCGCTCTCGCGGGTGGTGGTGCAGTGCTGCTCGGCGCCGGGGCGGTCTTTGTCGCACGCCGCCACCGTGGGACCAAGGGCACCCGCTAGAACCGACGCACCGACAAGGGCCCGTATCCAGGCCCCGTGTGCGGGCTCGTGCACCACATCACGCGTCGTGACCGCCAGATGCGCTCGAAGGGTTCAGCGCCGGGGCGCTGCTCCGCTGGACTCTCCACGGTTTGTGCCGGTTCCGTCGTTGCACACAGGTTGGGTCGTCCATGTGCGGCCCCAGAGAGGTAATTGACATCAGTATGCACAAGACACACACCACGTCCGCCCGTGTGCGGAGAGCCTTCACGCATGGGGTCGTTGCCGCGAGTGCGCTGGCCGCCGTCACCGGTGTGCTCGCGCCGGCCACTGCTGCCGCTGCACCGTCGTCGGCGGCGAGCCAGGGTGCTGATATCGGGACCGGTGAGATAGAGCGGGTCAAGGCAGCGGCCGTGGTTGGCCTTGACCCGACCCCGGACGTGATGCTGCTCAGCGACCGGGACTTCATCTTCGCGCTGTGGGAGAAGGCCAAGGACGCTGGAGAGAGCAAGACGGCGGTGCGTCTGGCCGCCGAGGAGGCCATGCACAGCACTGTGGCTCAGGACTACGCCCGGTTCATCATCACCGGCATCCACACGGCGCATGAAGCCGACCAGCAGCGGGAACAGGACCGGGCCGATGCCGAGCGCGCGGGCCGGGAGGCCAAGGCTCGGGTGCTGATCGTGGTGGGCATCCCGGTCAGTTCGGACCTGTTGGGGCTCAGCGACGACAATTTCATCCGCAAGGTCATGAAGCATCCGGACGCTGGTGCGCAGGTCAAGGCCGCGGCCGCGAGCGCTCTGGCTGGCGGGCCGGCCCAGTGGCGGGAGTTCATCACCAACGGGGCCCGCGAGGCACATGACCGCGATGTCGCCAATGAGCTCAAGGAGTTGGAGGAGAAGGACCGCGAGGAGGCCCAGCGCCGCAAGGAGCGGGCCGCCCGCACGAACACGGCGGCACTGTTCGGCATCACCCCGTCCCAGGCCATGCTCGCCCTGGGCGATGACAACTTCATCCGCGAACTGATCCGCAGTGCACCGGCCGGCCTGAAGGGCTCCGAGCTCCTGGCCGCGGCCCAGCGGGCGGTGCTCAGTTCCGACCCGGAGGACTGGAAGCGGTTCCTCCACACCGGAGCCGAACAGGCCTACAAGCGCGACGCCGAGGACCGCCGCAAGAAGACCGCCGACGCCAACCGCAAAATGGTCCTGCAGATCCAGGCGGCGGCCGAGAAGGCCGGGGTGTACCCCAATCTGGTCACGAAGGCGAAGGAGGCACTGGCCGGCAGCGACGAGGACGTCGCCGAGTTCCTCAAGCCGGACAACCTGCTCCAGGCGGCGCGGCAGTCCCTCTGGTCGTTCGACTCCAAGCTGATCAACGACCCCGGGGGCCGGTACACCTGGTACATCCGCCAGTCGAATGCGGACGGGGGAGCTGTCTTTGTCGCCCCCATCGACAGGTACGCAAGCAAGCAGTCCGACCGTGAGGACGCCACCTGGGTCATCGTGGCCGCGCTCAACGGCCAACGCGGCTGCTACTCCTTTGAGTCGGTGCGCAAGCGCCACCACTATCTGGCGGCCCAGGACGACCTCCGAGTGCGGGTCACCCCGGGCGATGGCAGTGCAACGTTCCGCAAGAACGCCACCTGGTGTGCCCGTGAAGGCTTGGCCGGCATTGGGACGTCGTTTGAGTGGGCCAGCAAGCCGGGGTACTGGCTGCGGGCGAAGTCGGGTGACTTGTACGCGGCGGCACGCGGCACGACCAACGATTTCAAGAACGAGGCGACCTGGCTGATCGACCCCCCGCTCGCGTACTGACCCGCCTCCTGCCGCTTTCCCTTTCGACAAGAACGGAAATTTTCGATGTCTCGGACCCTCCGGGCCGCGCTGGCCTTCGGCGCTGGCCTCGCCGTGCTGGCAGGCAACGTGAGTGCTGCCCACGCCGCCCCCACCGCGCCCCGCGCCGCCGTTCCCACGCCGTCGGTTGTGAAGTTGCAGGTGGAGCACAGTGGCAAATGCCTCACCGTTGCGGGCGGCAGCCTCGCCAATGGCGCCAACGCAGTCCAGACAACGTGCACCGACGGGGCAGACAACCAGTCATTCCAGTTGATCCCAGCCGGCAACGCGACGTTCATGGTGCGGGCCATGCACAGCGGCAAGTGCCTCGAAGTGGAGAACAGCGGCACAGGGGCCGGCGCGAACGTCCAGCAGTGGTGGTGCGTCGACGGCCCTCAGCAACGTTGGCGCCTGGTCATGGTCGATGCCCCCAAGAAGCTCTACGAACTGCGCCCCACGCACACCGACAACCGCTGCCTGGACATCGCAGGTTCCAGTCTCAACGACGGTGCGAACGCCGGGCAGTGGTACTGCAACGGCGACGCCAACCAGCGCTGGCGACTCAAGCCGGCTAAGGCCTGACTCGCTCGCGCCCGCCGAGCTGGTCGCCCCTGGTGACCGGCTCGGCCCTG includes the following:
- a CDS encoding helix-turn-helix domain-containing protein → MDKGKRITGTARDRLAADVEKAYEGGASIRAIAASLGRSYGFVHRILAEGGVTLRGRGGNSRRQAGV
- a CDS encoding RICIN domain-containing protein, whose translation is MSRTLRAALAFGAGLAVLAGNVSAAHAAPTAPRAAVPTPSVVKLQVEHSGKCLTVAGGSLANGANAVQTTCTDGADNQSFQLIPAGNATFMVRAMHSGKCLEVENSGTGAGANVQQWWCVDGPQQRWRLVMVDAPKKLYELRPTHTDNRCLDIAGSSLNDGANAGQWYCNGDANQRWRLKPAKA
- a CDS encoding AbfB domain-containing protein; translation: MHKTHTTSARVRRAFTHGVVAASALAAVTGVLAPATAAAAPSSAASQGADIGTGEIERVKAAAVVGLDPTPDVMLLSDRDFIFALWEKAKDAGESKTAVRLAAEEAMHSTVAQDYARFIITGIHTAHEADQQREQDRADAERAGREAKARVLIVVGIPVSSDLLGLSDDNFIRKVMKHPDAGAQVKAAAASALAGGPAQWREFITNGAREAHDRDVANELKELEEKDREEAQRRKERAARTNTAALFGITPSQAMLALGDDNFIRELIRSAPAGLKGSELLAAAQRAVLSSDPEDWKRFLHTGAEQAYKRDAEDRRKKTADANRKMVLQIQAAAEKAGVYPNLVTKAKEALAGSDEDVAEFLKPDNLLQAARQSLWSFDSKLINDPGGRYTWYIRQSNADGGAVFVAPIDRYASKQSDREDATWVIVAALNGQRGCYSFESVRKRHHYLAAQDDLRVRVTPGDGSATFRKNATWCAREGLAGIGTSFEWASKPGYWLRAKSGDLYAAARGTTNDFKNEATWLIDPPLAY